A section of the Triticum dicoccoides isolate Atlit2015 ecotype Zavitan chromosome 7A, WEW_v2.0, whole genome shotgun sequence genome encodes:
- the LOC119329348 gene encoding ubiquitin carboxyl-terminal hydrolase 23-like isoform X2 — MVNLLESMHKCCLPSGVLSESASAYEKSLVHRIFGGRLRSQVKCTRCSHCSNTFDPFLDLSLDIGKATTLVRALQNFTEDELLDGGQKQYQCERCRQKVVAKKRFTIDQAPNVLTVHLKRFSPFRPREKIDKKVDFQPVLDLKPFMSDSKGADYKYSLYGVLVHAGWSTQSGHYYCFVRTSSGMWHNLDDNQVRQVREADVLKQKAYMLFYVRDRIGNTLGRKDNSTPNLPVNNMIPGKISSINGVMEAKSSGLTSPYANKKLQSTSNAHSRVSSMTLVDHCSTNAGKAETAAALQNSVLPAAQKALGPQNDGATLSTKSKQVASSSHKETSSSDQLASSNQTMAKMSLQEPKTGGALAKLGNNTSIASSVVSGPAGLSETDKQTSCSQTCSKPSSNLVGTITGFTAQTFQTKDAVLSNGVIPSTSGGDPVSSEKMKDLTGSLKQDDHIVKALTTSKKEKTILPGLEQVDVGKQISSQVSTKVVPGDSCNGRMTKRVDSKSKKLVRYPLMKLWLRPRQLSLKQQKKKHKKTKKRVKDTASVDCSGDNSSEQQTSTSATVPPKTAGSTSRKRKHAHASASSENGTQVFKDSQQVVGASSAGAGDHNMDARNGKSQTSANQANSRNNVDAKRGAASQQVVIRTEDLRAEVTVPCWDDVAVPNSETSEYKSSGKKSIGYVLDEWDEEYDRGKAKKVRKAKEDDNDDGMNPFQAEANYVSARKTKQNSYKSKPWDKPARPSR; from the exons ATGGTTAACTTGCTTGAATCCATGCATAAATGCTGTTTACCTTCTGGAGTACTGAGCGAATCTGCAAGTGCTTATGAGAAGAGCTTAGTTCACAGAATATTTGGTGGCCGCCTAAGAAGTCAG GTGAAATGCACAAGGTGCTCGCATTGTTCCAACACATTTGATCCTTTCTTGGATCTCAGTCTTGATATTGGAAAGGCCACAACTTTGGTGAGAGCGCTTCAAAACTTTACTGAGGATGAACTACTCGATGGCGGTCAAAAGCAGTATCAGTGTGAGCGCTGCAGGCAGAAAGTTGTAGCAAAGAAAAGGTTTACAATTGATCAAGCTCCAAATGTTTTGACAGTTCATCTGAAGCGCTTTAGCCCTTTCCGTCCCCGTGAAAAGATTGACAAAAAAGTGGATTTTCAACCTGTTCTAGACTTGAAACCATTTATGAGTGATTCTAAA GGCGCAGATTACAAATACAGTCTTTATGGTGTCTTGGTTCATGCTGGTTGGAGTACTCAATCAGGTCATTATTATTGCTTTGTTCGGACTTCCAGTGGGATGTGGCACAATCTTGACGATAATCAG GTACGCCAAGTTCGTGAGGCAGACGTACTGAAACAGAAAGCCTATATGTTATTTTATGTACGTGACAGAATTGGGAACACATTGGGGCGCAAAGACAACAGCACTCCTAATCTGCCTGTAAACAACATGATCCCTGGGAAGATTTCATCTATCAATGGTGTAATGGAAGCAAAATCGAGTGGTCTGACATCACCTTATGCAAATAAGAAGTTGCAGAGTACAAGCAATGCCCATTCCAGAGTTAGCAGTATGACATTAGTAGACCATTGTTCAACAAATGCTGGCAAAGCTGAAACTGCTGCAGCCCTTCAAAACAGTGTCCTGCCCGCCGCACAGAAAGCCCTTGGACCTCAAAATGATGGTGCTACATTGTCAACTAAATCAAAGCAAGTTGCTTCAAGTAGTCATAAAGAGACATCTTCATCAGATCAACTGGCGAGCAGCAATCAGACAATGGCTAAGATGTCATTGCAGGAACCAAAGACTGGTGGTGCATTGGCCAAGCTGGGAAATAATACTTCTATTGCCTCATCTGTGGTCAGTGGTCCTGCTGGACTGTCAGAGACAGATAAACAAACTTCTTGCTCTCAAACATGTTCCAAGCCAAGCTCGAACTTGGTTGGCACGATTACCGGGTTTACCGCGCAAACTTTCCAAACTAAG GATGCTGTTCTTTCAAATGGTGTCATCCCTAGCACTAGCGGTGGAGATCCAGTTTCAAGTGAGAAAATGAAGGACTTAACAGGatctctcaagcaagatgaccacaTAGTGAAGGCTTTGACGACGAGCAAG AAGGAGAAAACCATACTACCAGGACTTGAGCAAGTTGATGTTGGAAAACAGATCTCCTCGCAAGTTTCCACGAAGGTGGTTCCAGGCGATTCATGTAATGGCAGAATGACTAAAAGGGTGGACTCGAAGTCAAAGAAACTTGTGAGATATCCATTAATGAAGTTATGGCTCCGGCCAAGACAATTATCACTAAAGCAAcaaaagaagaagcataagaaaaCCAAAAAGCGCGTTAAGGACACGGCCAGTGTTGATTGTTCTGGTGACAACAGCAGTGAGCAGCAGACATCAACGTCAGCAACTGTGCCGCCAAAAACTGCAGGATCTACATCTCGTAAGCGGAAACATGCCCATGCCAGTGCAAGTTCTGAAAATGGCACCCAAGTATTCAAAGACAGCCAGCAGGTTGTTGGAGCAAGCAGTGCTGGTGCTGGTGATCATAACATGGACGCCAGGAATGGAAAGAGTCAAACTTCTGCAAATCAAGCAAATTCAAGAAACAACGTAGATGCAAAGAGGGGAGCTGCCTCCCAACAAGTCGTTATTCGCACAGAGGACTTGAGGGCAGAAGTTACCG TTCCGTGCTGGGATGATGTTGCCGTGCCAAACAGTGAGACTAGTGAATACAAAAGTTCGGGGAAGAAGAGCATTGGATATGTGCTGGATGAGTG GGATGAGGAGTACGACCGTGGAAAGGCAAAGAAGGTCAGGAAAGCAAAGgaagacgacaacgacgatggcatGAACCCCTTCCAGGCGGAGGCCAACTATGTGTCAGCGCGGAAGACGAAACAGAATTCCTACAAATCCAAGCCTTGGGACAAGCCCGCCAGACCGAGTCGCTAG
- the LOC119329348 gene encoding ubiquitin carboxyl-terminal hydrolase 23-like isoform X1 codes for MAEVSAAAAPVPEGVLHRRIEFHLARRPHAAVAVGGGGFQMETLNPDAAGGAATAAAGAARGEAEARRPEKAEALGLDPELTVARIYLGRIGAGLQNLGNTCYLNSVLQCLTYTEPFAAYLQSGRHKSSCRTAGFCALCALQNHVKTALQSTGKIVTPSQIVKNLRCISRSFRNSRQEDAHELMVNLLESMHKCCLPSGVLSESASAYEKSLVHRIFGGRLRSQVKCTRCSHCSNTFDPFLDLSLDIGKATTLVRALQNFTEDELLDGGQKQYQCERCRQKVVAKKRFTIDQAPNVLTVHLKRFSPFRPREKIDKKVDFQPVLDLKPFMSDSKGADYKYSLYGVLVHAGWSTQSGHYYCFVRTSSGMWHNLDDNQVRQVREADVLKQKAYMLFYVRDRIGNTLGRKDNSTPNLPVNNMIPGKISSINGVMEAKSSGLTSPYANKKLQSTSNAHSRVSSMTLVDHCSTNAGKAETAAALQNSVLPAAQKALGPQNDGATLSTKSKQVASSSHKETSSSDQLASSNQTMAKMSLQEPKTGGALAKLGNNTSIASSVVSGPAGLSETDKQTSCSQTCSKPSSNLVGTITGFTAQTFQTKDAVLSNGVIPSTSGGDPVSSEKMKDLTGSLKQDDHIVKALTTSKKEKTILPGLEQVDVGKQISSQVSTKVVPGDSCNGRMTKRVDSKSKKLVRYPLMKLWLRPRQLSLKQQKKKHKKTKKRVKDTASVDCSGDNSSEQQTSTSATVPPKTAGSTSRKRKHAHASASSENGTQVFKDSQQVVGASSAGAGDHNMDARNGKSQTSANQANSRNNVDAKRGAASQQVVIRTEDLRAEVTVPCWDDVAVPNSETSEYKSSGKKSIGYVLDEWDEEYDRGKAKKVRKAKEDDNDDGMNPFQAEANYVSARKTKQNSYKSKPWDKPARPSR; via the exons ATGGCGGAGGTgtccgcggcggcggcgccggtgccGGAGGGCGTCCTGCACAGGAGGATAGAGTTCCACCTCGCCAGGAGGCCGCACGCCGCGGTGGCCGTCGGGGGAGGCGGGTTCCAGATGGAGACCCTCAACCCGGACGCCGCGGGCGGGGCGGCCACCGCGGCGGCGGGAGCGGCCAGGGGCGAGGCGGAGGCGAGGAGGCCGGAGAAGGCCGAGGCTCTGGGCTTGGATCCGGAGCTCACCGTCGCCAGGATCTACCTCGGGAGAATT GGtgctggtctgcaaaatcttgggaACACTTGCTACCTCAACTCGGTTCTGCAATGCTTGACGTACACGGAGCCGTTCGCAGCCTACTTGCAGAGTGGAAGGCACAAGTCTTCAT GTCGTACTGCTGGATTTTGTGCATTGTGTGCTCTCCAGAACCATGTTAAGACTGCTCTACAGTCAACTGGAAAAATAGTGACGCCATCACAAATTGTCAAGAACTTGCGAT GCATTTCTCGTAGCTTCCGTAATTCAAGGCAGGAAGATGCTCATGAGTTAATGGTTAACTTGCTTGAATCCATGCATAAATGCTGTTTACCTTCTGGAGTACTGAGCGAATCTGCAAGTGCTTATGAGAAGAGCTTAGTTCACAGAATATTTGGTGGCCGCCTAAGAAGTCAG GTGAAATGCACAAGGTGCTCGCATTGTTCCAACACATTTGATCCTTTCTTGGATCTCAGTCTTGATATTGGAAAGGCCACAACTTTGGTGAGAGCGCTTCAAAACTTTACTGAGGATGAACTACTCGATGGCGGTCAAAAGCAGTATCAGTGTGAGCGCTGCAGGCAGAAAGTTGTAGCAAAGAAAAGGTTTACAATTGATCAAGCTCCAAATGTTTTGACAGTTCATCTGAAGCGCTTTAGCCCTTTCCGTCCCCGTGAAAAGATTGACAAAAAAGTGGATTTTCAACCTGTTCTAGACTTGAAACCATTTATGAGTGATTCTAAA GGCGCAGATTACAAATACAGTCTTTATGGTGTCTTGGTTCATGCTGGTTGGAGTACTCAATCAGGTCATTATTATTGCTTTGTTCGGACTTCCAGTGGGATGTGGCACAATCTTGACGATAATCAG GTACGCCAAGTTCGTGAGGCAGACGTACTGAAACAGAAAGCCTATATGTTATTTTATGTACGTGACAGAATTGGGAACACATTGGGGCGCAAAGACAACAGCACTCCTAATCTGCCTGTAAACAACATGATCCCTGGGAAGATTTCATCTATCAATGGTGTAATGGAAGCAAAATCGAGTGGTCTGACATCACCTTATGCAAATAAGAAGTTGCAGAGTACAAGCAATGCCCATTCCAGAGTTAGCAGTATGACATTAGTAGACCATTGTTCAACAAATGCTGGCAAAGCTGAAACTGCTGCAGCCCTTCAAAACAGTGTCCTGCCCGCCGCACAGAAAGCCCTTGGACCTCAAAATGATGGTGCTACATTGTCAACTAAATCAAAGCAAGTTGCTTCAAGTAGTCATAAAGAGACATCTTCATCAGATCAACTGGCGAGCAGCAATCAGACAATGGCTAAGATGTCATTGCAGGAACCAAAGACTGGTGGTGCATTGGCCAAGCTGGGAAATAATACTTCTATTGCCTCATCTGTGGTCAGTGGTCCTGCTGGACTGTCAGAGACAGATAAACAAACTTCTTGCTCTCAAACATGTTCCAAGCCAAGCTCGAACTTGGTTGGCACGATTACCGGGTTTACCGCGCAAACTTTCCAAACTAAG GATGCTGTTCTTTCAAATGGTGTCATCCCTAGCACTAGCGGTGGAGATCCAGTTTCAAGTGAGAAAATGAAGGACTTAACAGGatctctcaagcaagatgaccacaTAGTGAAGGCTTTGACGACGAGCAAG AAGGAGAAAACCATACTACCAGGACTTGAGCAAGTTGATGTTGGAAAACAGATCTCCTCGCAAGTTTCCACGAAGGTGGTTCCAGGCGATTCATGTAATGGCAGAATGACTAAAAGGGTGGACTCGAAGTCAAAGAAACTTGTGAGATATCCATTAATGAAGTTATGGCTCCGGCCAAGACAATTATCACTAAAGCAAcaaaagaagaagcataagaaaaCCAAAAAGCGCGTTAAGGACACGGCCAGTGTTGATTGTTCTGGTGACAACAGCAGTGAGCAGCAGACATCAACGTCAGCAACTGTGCCGCCAAAAACTGCAGGATCTACATCTCGTAAGCGGAAACATGCCCATGCCAGTGCAAGTTCTGAAAATGGCACCCAAGTATTCAAAGACAGCCAGCAGGTTGTTGGAGCAAGCAGTGCTGGTGCTGGTGATCATAACATGGACGCCAGGAATGGAAAGAGTCAAACTTCTGCAAATCAAGCAAATTCAAGAAACAACGTAGATGCAAAGAGGGGAGCTGCCTCCCAACAAGTCGTTATTCGCACAGAGGACTTGAGGGCAGAAGTTACCG TTCCGTGCTGGGATGATGTTGCCGTGCCAAACAGTGAGACTAGTGAATACAAAAGTTCGGGGAAGAAGAGCATTGGATATGTGCTGGATGAGTG GGATGAGGAGTACGACCGTGGAAAGGCAAAGAAGGTCAGGAAAGCAAAGgaagacgacaacgacgatggcatGAACCCCTTCCAGGCGGAGGCCAACTATGTGTCAGCGCGGAAGACGAAACAGAATTCCTACAAATCCAAGCCTTGGGACAAGCCCGCCAGACCGAGTCGCTAG